From the genome of Desulfonatronum thioautotrophicum, one region includes:
- a CDS encoding ADP-ribosylglycohydrolase family protein yields the protein MIGAIAGDIIGSVYEWNNIKTKDFTLFAQNAHYTDDTVLTVALADSILTGTPYAENLRRFYHWYPGAGYGGSFHLWANNPDAGPYNSWGNGAAMRCRHHIRASPQSPPARCQKAERQHGEQDAQKSCSRVELGDQVPWPAQDKPLSHRQVPGRASPQAYSHRGRFLESI from the coding sequence ATGATCGGAGCAATCGCCGGGGACATCATCGGATCGGTGTACGAATGGAACAACATAAAAACCAAAGATTTTACTCTCTTTGCCCAGAATGCCCATTACACCGACGACACCGTCCTGACCGTGGCCTTGGCTGATTCTATCCTGACCGGCACGCCCTACGCCGAGAATCTGCGACGCTTCTACCACTGGTACCCTGGGGCCGGATACGGCGGCAGTTTTCATCTCTGGGCAAACAACCCTGATGCCGGGCCGTACAACAGTTGGGGTAACGGCGCGGCCATGCGCTGCCGACATCACATCCGGGCAAGCCCTCAAAGCCCTCCAGCCCGTTGCCAAAAAGCAGAGCGGCAACACGGCGAACAAGATGCGCAAAAATCTTGTAGCCGGGTGGAATTGGGGGATCAAGTACCTTGGCCTGCCCAAGATAAACCCCTTTCTCATCGACAGGTTCCCGGAAGAGCGTCACCCCAGGCA